In Levilactobacillus brevis, a single genomic region encodes these proteins:
- a CDS encoding SDR family NAD(P)-dependent oxidoreductase, which translates to MAHRKVALVTGASSGIGNAIARNLQRNGVTVYAGARRVSRMNDLDDLGITTLALDVTDPDSVEHVVDRIVSETGRIDILVNNAGFGLLGAVEEVPLDQAQNQFDVNVFGVARLIQSVLPMMRQQHAGRIINISSVDGKVDQPFGGWYVASKFALEGLSDALRFELADQGIQVAVIEPGGIQSEWSDIAAAHLKETSAQGPYEQGARRAAAILTAAKRFASEPQVIARLVDRAALSRRPKTRYTAGAGNEILLARKLLSDKALDHLWRLIGKAAEQITR; encoded by the coding sequence ATGGCACATCGAAAAGTTGCGTTGGTTACGGGAGCATCATCGGGCATTGGCAATGCGATTGCACGGAATTTACAGCGAAACGGCGTCACGGTCTACGCGGGTGCGCGTCGGGTTAGCCGGATGAATGATTTGGACGACTTGGGGATTACCACGTTGGCCCTGGACGTCACCGACCCCGATAGCGTGGAGCACGTGGTCGATCGGATTGTGAGTGAGACGGGGCGCATCGATATTCTGGTCAACAATGCCGGCTTCGGTCTACTGGGAGCCGTCGAAGAGGTGCCCCTAGATCAGGCACAAAACCAGTTTGACGTTAACGTCTTTGGCGTGGCCCGGCTGATTCAGTCGGTGCTACCGATGATGCGCCAACAGCACGCCGGCCGGATTATCAATATCTCTTCGGTCGATGGCAAGGTGGACCAGCCCTTTGGTGGGTGGTACGTCGCATCAAAATTTGCGCTGGAGGGGCTATCGGATGCCCTGCGCTTTGAACTGGCCGACCAGGGGATTCAGGTCGCTGTGATTGAACCGGGTGGTATCCAATCCGAATGGTCGGATATTGCGGCGGCACATCTGAAAGAAACCTCCGCACAGGGGCCTTACGAACAAGGCGCGCGCCGGGCAGCGGCCATCTTAACGGCGGCCAAGCGTTTCGCCAGCGAACCCCAAGTCATCGCCCGCCTCGTCGACCGTGCGGCGTTGTCGCGGCGGCCGAAGACCCGTTACACGGCGGGGGCCGGCAACGAAATCTTATTGGCCCGGAAGCTGTTATCGGACAAGGCCCTCGATCACCTGTGGCGGTTGATTGGTAAAGCGGCTGAACAGATAACACGGTAA
- the fetB gene encoding iron export ABC transporter permease subunit FetB → MNLAVNNQSLLLALGLVMIALAIGWHEKLGIDRDMIIGVVRAVVQLFVVGYLLKYIFRVNNVWLTATLIFIIIFNAGYNAKQRSNGIPHALPISVGAILISTAVTLGVLMLAGAIAFIPSQMIPIAGMIASNSMVAIGLCYRNLNAQFKQERQAVLEKLALGADLKDASREIVRASIKTGMQPTIDSAKTMGIVSLPGMMSGLIFAGVDPVRAIKYQIMVVFMLTSATSIGSVLACYWAYREFYNERKQLVGPSN, encoded by the coding sequence ATGAACTTAGCAGTCAATAATCAATCGTTACTCTTGGCGCTGGGGTTGGTGATGATTGCGCTGGCGATTGGCTGGCACGAGAAGCTCGGCATCGACCGGGACATGATCATCGGCGTGGTACGGGCGGTCGTCCAACTCTTCGTGGTCGGCTACCTGTTGAAATACATCTTTCGCGTCAACAACGTTTGGCTGACGGCCACGCTAATCTTCATCATTATTTTCAATGCCGGCTATAACGCCAAGCAGCGCAGTAACGGGATTCCCCACGCCTTGCCGATCTCTGTCGGGGCGATTCTGATCAGCACGGCCGTGACGCTGGGCGTCCTGATGCTGGCTGGGGCCATCGCCTTTATCCCGTCGCAGATGATTCCCATCGCCGGGATGATTGCGTCGAACTCGATGGTTGCCATCGGCCTGTGCTACCGCAATCTTAACGCGCAGTTCAAGCAGGAACGACAGGCCGTTTTGGAAAAATTGGCGCTGGGGGCTGACCTCAAGGATGCCTCGCGAGAAATCGTCCGCGCCAGTATCAAGACGGGGATGCAGCCCACCATCGACTCGGCCAAGACGATGGGAATTGTCAGTCTGCCGGGGATGATGTCCGGGTTGATCTTTGCCGGCGTCGACCCGGTACGGGCGATTAAGTATCAGATTATGGTCGTGTTCATGTTGACCTCGGCCACCAGCATTGGGTCGGTCTTGGCCTGTTACTGGGCGTACCGCGAGTTTTATAATGAACGTAAGCAGTTAGTTGGTCCGTCAAATTAG
- a CDS encoding ATP-binding cassette domain-containing protein translates to MSLLTLKQVGYRVGATPILQDIDLTIDAGEWVTLSGPSGGGKSTLVRIIASLLSRTSGELTFAGKSIDDYDPIAYRRRVSYSFQQPTLFGETVRDNLQFPYQIRQLPFDRQRAVSALDYVGLAESDLDKAVVDLSGGQRQRVALLRNVMIYPEVLILDEVTAGLDAENKAFVWSLIRHFNVDDGLTIIAITHDQAEIETAQRLVTLVNGRIVAGGAQ, encoded by the coding sequence GTGAGTTTATTGACGTTGAAGCAGGTGGGGTATCGCGTTGGCGCAACCCCAATTTTACAGGATATCGACCTCACGATTGACGCGGGTGAATGGGTGACGCTCTCTGGACCTTCCGGTGGCGGTAAATCCACGTTGGTCCGAATTATCGCCTCGTTATTGAGCCGGACCAGTGGGGAGCTGACGTTTGCGGGTAAATCTATCGACGATTACGACCCGATCGCCTATCGTCGCCGCGTCTCCTATAGTTTTCAGCAGCCCACGCTCTTTGGCGAGACGGTGCGGGACAATCTCCAGTTCCCCTATCAGATTCGCCAGTTGCCATTTGACCGGCAACGCGCGGTGAGCGCACTGGATTATGTCGGCTTGGCGGAAAGTGACCTGGACAAGGCGGTGGTCGATCTTTCCGGCGGTCAGCGCCAGCGGGTGGCCCTATTACGCAATGTCATGATTTATCCGGAAGTCTTGATCTTAGACGAGGTGACGGCCGGGTTGGACGCCGAGAACAAGGCGTTTGTCTGGTCGCTGATTCGGCATTTCAATGTCGACGATGGTCTCACCATCATCGCCATTACCCATGATCAGGCGGAGATTGAGACGGCTCAGCGATTGGTCACACTAGTTAATGGCAGAATTGTTGCGGGAGGTGCACAATGA
- the rlmD gene encoding 23S rRNA (uracil(1939)-C(5))-methyltransferase RlmD, whose translation MPNYESKNHRGFHNDRNDRRQHGAGNHNRSNTYRSNRQRRETPQVQVEIGQRFPLTIKRMGINGEGIGYYKRMAVFIPGALTGEEVVAEVTSVATRYLRAKVHRIRQTSPHRVDPRDSYADQVGGFELEHLDYPEQLKFKRDVVAQSLERYQPEGYQHYDLRPTLGMDDPYGYRNKAQFQVRRNAEGQVEAGLYAERSHDLVDLPTCSVQMPVTMHVMRAVVAMLQDLDMPIYDEEQGSGIVKTLVVRAAAHTDDVQLVFITNSPKLPHKHDLLTRIAAELPEVTSVMQNINPGKTSLVWGDDTQHLAGAEAITEKLDGLAFKLSARAFLQLNPYQMEVLYAEAKKALDLQPGETVVDAYSGIGTIGLSLANVAEEVRGMDVIPEAVADSNENAAANGITNAHYELGTAEELLPKWIMAGFHPDAIVVDPPRTGLDSTLIETILAVRPPKLVYISCNPSTLAKDLVELTHDYRVDYIQSVDMMPQTARCEAVVKLSRRQ comes from the coding sequence ATGCCAAATTATGAGTCAAAGAATCACCGCGGTTTTCACAACGACCGCAACGACCGGCGTCAACACGGCGCTGGCAATCACAACCGTTCCAACACCTACCGTTCGAACCGCCAACGCCGCGAGACGCCGCAGGTTCAAGTCGAGATCGGCCAACGGTTTCCCCTGACGATCAAACGCATGGGGATTAACGGCGAAGGTATCGGCTATTACAAACGGATGGCCGTCTTCATCCCCGGCGCACTGACCGGCGAAGAGGTCGTCGCCGAGGTGACTAGCGTCGCCACCCGCTACCTGCGCGCCAAGGTTCACCGGATTCGTCAGACCAGCCCGCACCGGGTCGACCCCCGCGATAGCTACGCCGATCAAGTCGGTGGCTTCGAGCTGGAACACCTCGACTATCCGGAACAATTGAAGTTCAAACGCGATGTGGTCGCCCAATCTCTGGAACGCTACCAACCAGAGGGCTACCAGCACTACGACTTACGGCCCACGCTGGGGATGGACGACCCCTACGGTTACCGTAACAAGGCCCAGTTCCAAGTGCGGCGCAACGCCGAGGGACAGGTTGAGGCCGGTCTCTACGCCGAGCGCAGTCATGATTTAGTCGACCTGCCGACCTGTTCCGTTCAGATGCCGGTGACCATGCACGTCATGCGCGCCGTGGTCGCCATGCTCCAGGATCTCGACATGCCAATCTACGACGAAGAACAGGGCTCCGGGATCGTCAAGACGCTGGTCGTTCGCGCCGCCGCGCATACCGACGACGTCCAACTGGTCTTCATCACCAACTCGCCGAAGCTTCCGCACAAGCACGACCTGTTAACGCGGATCGCCGCCGAGCTGCCGGAAGTCACCTCGGTCATGCAAAATATCAACCCGGGCAAGACATCGCTGGTCTGGGGCGACGATACCCAGCACCTAGCTGGCGCGGAAGCCATTACCGAAAAGCTAGACGGTTTGGCCTTCAAGCTATCGGCGCGGGCCTTCTTGCAGTTGAACCCGTACCAGATGGAGGTCCTCTACGCCGAAGCCAAGAAGGCGCTAGACCTACAACCTGGTGAAACCGTGGTCGACGCCTACTCTGGCATTGGTACGATTGGCCTATCGCTGGCCAATGTGGCCGAAGAGGTTCGGGGCATGGACGTGATTCCCGAAGCCGTGGCCGATTCAAACGAAAACGCCGCCGCAAACGGCATCACCAACGCCCACTACGAACTGGGGACGGCCGAAGAGCTCCTGCCCAAGTGGATCATGGCCGGTTTCCATCCGGATGCCATCGTGGTCGATCCACCCCGCACCGGTCTGGACAGCACGTTAATTGAGACCATTTTAGCGGTCCGCCCGCCAAAATTGGTCTACATCTCCTGCAACCCGTCAACTTTGGCGAAGGACTTGGTTGAGCTGACCCACGACTATCGCGTCGACTACATCCAATCCGTGGATATGATGCCGCAAACCGCCCGGTGTGAAGCGGTCGTTAAGTTAAGTCGCCGTCAATAA